The DNA segment CTGGCTCGGATTGTTGAGAATGATCCAGGCCGCGAATAGTCCCGACACGGCGTTGCCCTGCGGGTCGATGACCGGGCGCTTTTCGTAGATGACCGAAGGTGCCGTTGTACCGAAATGTTCCTCGCCAAGTAGTGCGTGATCCTTGAGTTCGTTGTCCCTGCGCAGCCATTCGAGTGCCATTATGATTTCTCCGTAAATAAATAAATTGAAATAAATAAATTGATTAGAAGTCGGGTGTCAGGATGACGCGCCGTTTCAATTTTCCATGATGAGCTTCGTCGAAGACTTGTTCGATCTGGCTCATGGGCCGTGTCTCGACGAAGGGGCCGAGCTGGATGCGGCCGTCGAGGCACATCTCCAGCACACCCGGATACTTGTCCGGCGGGCAGCCCCAGGTGCCGATGATCTCGGCGTCGAAGGCCATCAGCTTGGACAGCATGTAACTGGTCTCGTCGGTGCCGTAGCCGACGACGATCAGTTTTCCGGTGAAGGAGAGCAGCCCCAGTGCCAGTTCCTGGCCTGGCTTGCTGCCGGTGACCTCGAAAATTTTCCAGCCGGTATTGGCGGCGAGGCCCTTCTCCTTGCAAAAGGCCTTGATGAGTTCCTTGATTTCCTTGACGCTCTTGCCCTTCGGGTTGATGACGAAGTCGGCGCCGAAGCCGGTCATCGACTGGAGCTTTTCCTCGTTGATGTCGATGCCGATGACGGCTTTGGCACCCATGCCCTTGGCCGTCTGCACCATGAAACTGCCGACGCCGCCGGCCGCGCCGACGACGATCACCTTGTCGCCCGGCTTGAGATCGCCGCGTAGCGCCGCTTGATACGGCGTGGTCACCGCATCGGCGACCACCGACAGGTGTTCGAGTGGCGTAGCTCCGCGATTGTCGATGACGCATAGGAACTTCGCCTGGCAGACGATATGGCTGGAAAAGCCGCCGTAGATACCCATCGAGTTGCCGGGCATCTTCTGCGCAAGGCAGCGGTTGCCGCGCCCGGTTTTGCACAACTCGCACTCGCCGCAAGGGATCACGGCCGGGACGATAACTTCCTTGCCGATCATCGACGCTTCACCGCCGATCACGGTGCCGCTGATTTCGTGACCGAGGGAAAGCGGCGGCTTCTGCACCGTCGGCACGCCCATATAGAAATACGACAGGTCGGTGTGGCAAACGCCGCAACCGGCGATCTTGACGACAACGTCGCCGGCGGCGAGCGCCGGCATCGGCACGCGCGTCTTGGTGAGCGTGCCTGGCTCCTTCATCTGCCAAGTATCGATGAATTCTGGAATCACTGTGTTCTCCCTGGGTATCGTTAGCGGTTGCGCCAATTCGGCTTGCGTTTTTCGAGGAAGGCGGCGAGGCCCTCTTTTGCATCCTCGGTGGCCATAAGTTCTTTGAGATAGATCGTTTCCGCCGCGTCGAGCGCTGTGCCGAAATCCTTGCCAGCAGCGGCGCGAATTGCCTTCAGGGCGCTTGCCAGCGCGGCACGGGACAGAGTCAGGTAAGGATCGACAAAGGCCTCGAGGTCGGCGGCGAAAGTTTCCTTGGCAAAGACGCGGTTCACGAGACCGATCTTGAGGGCTTCGTCGGCGAGGATGTGCTCCCCTCCCAGCAGCAGTTCCATGGCGCGCGCCGGCGGTACCAGGCGCGGCAGCAGCACGGCAGCAATCGGCGGGAAAACGGCCAGCTTGATTTCGGGCTGGCCGAACTTGGCACCGGCCGCGGCGACAATCATGTCGCAGGCGATCGCCACTTCCATGCCGCCGCCGAGAGCCGCGCCATTCACTGCGGCGAGCGTGGGAATCGGCAGTTTCTGCAAGCGGCGGAAGATGCCGTGGAAGACCTCGATCATCTTGTCGACCTTGTCCGGAGTGTGGTCGGCGACTTCGACACCGGCCGAGAAGGCCTTTTCTCCGGCGCCAGTTATGACCAGCAGCTTGACGTCGGATGCCGCCAGGCACAGATCCAATGCGAGGTTGATTTCCTCCATGGTCGGGATATCGAGCACATTGAAAGGCGGCCGGTTGATGGTCAGCGTTGCCAACCCGCCCATCTTTTCGAATTTGATGAATTGATAATTCGTGTTTGTCATTTTGTCTACCTGGGTGATGTCTTGTGGTTCAGCAATCGACGATATGCGCCATGAGGATTCGAAGAGGTCATCCAGTTCGCTCGAACCGCCGCTCGGCATCTTGCCGTGCTGTTGCACACAAGGCTGGATCATTTGACGCTCGCTTTGACGCTCGCGCGTCGTGTGATTATATCCACCAGCTAAAAGTGAAGTAAATCACGGCGCTTCTCATCAGTTCTTGAACTGATTAAACTTTAACAATTCATGGGAAAATCATCTTTTTGTTGGCTAAATAAATCTTATAGGATATGCTACATACTACCAACATGCAATATAAAACACATTAATGGGGTATCAACGCCATTGTTTTGATCCATGTCAACAAAAAACGAATAATGCGGGCAAAAAAGTTGCGCCTTGACGTTACGAAAAGCCACAGCGTCAAGGGGCGTTTAGTGGAAAAGTGGATAGTTGCATTCTTGCGTGGTTGGATGTGCTACTGGCATCGAAATGTGCCGGAATGGGCTGCCAGAGATATATAAAAGATACTCCCATGCAGAATATCGCCACTTGGGCTGCAAATTGCTTTTGCAGGGCAGTGTCGCGTTCTGTTGTGCAGGAAACGCACACATGAGTGCCTATTAATCGTTTGCGTCATCAGTGCGGTCGAATTACCCTTCGATTTACGAAAGGGTGCAATACACTGTTTGCAAATCAGCCAAACCCACTATCCCCGCTCCCGTCCTTTAGCAGGTACAGACGGGGATGCAGACTTTCACCCTAAGCATAATAGATTTGCCCGGCACAGCTATACAGTTTCATGGATACTCAAACCAGACGCATTCTTGCGTGATTACCACAACGAAAACAAAATTGCCTAGGAGCTAAAGATGGACTTCGGATTGACGGAAGATCAACGGATGATGCAGGAAATGGCGAAGGATTTCGCGCAGAAGGAAATTCTTCCCACTATGAAGGATGACGAGGCGAATCACCGATTTCGTCCCGAGCTGGTGAAGAAGATGGCTGGATTAAGCTTCTTCGGCTGCGGTTTGCCGGAAGAGTATGGCGGTAATGGCTTTGGTTTTCTCGAGTCGGTCATCCTTGCCGAGCAGTTTGCCAAGGTCAGCGCTTCCTGGCGCCTGCCCTTCAACATGCAGAACATCGGTCCGTCCATCACCGTCAACAAATTTGGTACCGCAGAGCAGAAGAAGCGTTTCATCCCGAAATGGGTCAGCGCCGAACACTTCGGATTTTTCGCCATCACCGAACCGAATTCCGGCTCCGACGTGGTCAGCATGCGCACCAACGCTACTGATCGCGGCGACCATTGGGAAATCAACGGCCAGAAGATGTGGATCTCCAACGCCCACATTGGCGACTGGGGTCTGCTCTACGCCGTCACGGACAGGGCCGCTGGTTACAAGGGGCTGACCTGCTTCATCATCAATCTGAAGAACAACCCGGGAATCATCACTGCACCGATCGAGACCAAGCTGGGGTTGCATTGTGCCCCGACCGGCGAGATCTCGTTCAACTCCGCCAAGATTCCCAAGGACTCCGTGCTCGGCGAAGTGGGCCAAGGCTTCCAAATTTGCATGTGGCAGCTAAATAACACTCGTATCAGTTGCGCCGCAGGCGCCATCGGCATCGCCGGCGGTGCTATCGAGGCCGCCATCGGTTATGCCAACGAACGGACACAGTTTGGAAAAAAAATCGGCTCCTACCAGATGATTCAGGCACAAATCGCTGATATGGTCGCCGAGCATGAGGCCGCCAAGCTGCTGGTATATCGGGCCGCCTGGCTCAAGGACCAGGGCCTGCCCAACCAGCACGAGACTTCCATGGCGAAGCTATTCGCCTCGGAATCTGCCGTTCATTGCGCCTTGGACACCATGAAAATCTTCGGCAGTTACGGCTTCTCCACCGAGTATCCGGCCGAACGCTTCCTGCGCGACGCGCAGTCGCTGCGCGTGGTGGAAGGCACCAGCAACATCCAGAAGACCATCATCGCAGGCATTTCCTTGGGTGACGCTGTCAATCGTTGATTCCTGCCATAGACGCGTGGGTGAGAAATGAGCAAAGAAAAAGCTAAGACAAAGAAGCCTCCTCTGGGCATCACTGAAGTCGTCCTGCGCGACGCGCATCAGTCGCTGTTGGCAACGCGCATGCGCCTGGATGACATGCTGCCGATCGCCGACAAGCTCGACCAGGTTGGTTTCTGGTCGATTGAGTCCTGGGGCGGCGCCACCTTCGACGCCTGTATCCGCTACCTCGGCGAGGATCCCTGGGAACGCCTGCGAGCGATGAAGAAGGCTATGCCCAAGACGCGGCAGCAGATGCTCTTCCGCGGCCAGAACATCCTCGGCTATCGGCACTACGCCGACGACGTGGTGGAAAAATTCGTCGAGCGCTGCGCAGTCAATGGTATTGACGTGTTCCGCGTGTTCGATGCCATGAACGATCCACGCAACCTGGAAACGGCCATCCGCGCAGTCATCAAACAGGGCAAGCACGCGCAGGGAACGCTGTCCTACACGGTGAGCCCGGTCGATACCATAGACAAGTGGGTGGATCTGGGCAAACGCATCGAGGATATGGGTTCGCACTCGATCTGCATCAAGGACATGGCCGGCCTGCTCACGCCCTATGTGGCCTTTGAGTTGGTAAGCCGGCTCAAGGCAGCGCTCAAGATTCCCATCCACATGCAGTGCCATG comes from the Georgfuchsia toluolica genome and includes:
- a CDS encoding enoyl-CoA hydratase/isomerase family protein, with protein sequence MIQPCVQQHGKMPSGGSSELDDLFESSWRISSIAEPQDITQVDKMTNTNYQFIKFEKMGGLATLTINRPPFNVLDIPTMEEINLALDLCLAASDVKLLVITGAGEKAFSAGVEVADHTPDKVDKMIEVFHGIFRRLQKLPIPTLAAVNGAALGGGMEVAIACDMIVAAAGAKFGQPEIKLAVFPPIAAVLLPRLVPPARAMELLLGGEHILADEALKIGLVNRVFAKETFAADLEAFVDPYLTLSRAALASALKAIRAAAGKDFGTALDAAETIYLKELMATEDAKEGLAAFLEKRKPNWRNR
- a CDS encoding acyl-CoA dehydrogenase family protein translates to MDFGLTEDQRMMQEMAKDFAQKEILPTMKDDEANHRFRPELVKKMAGLSFFGCGLPEEYGGNGFGFLESVILAEQFAKVSASWRLPFNMQNIGPSITVNKFGTAEQKKRFIPKWVSAEHFGFFAITEPNSGSDVVSMRTNATDRGDHWEINGQKMWISNAHIGDWGLLYAVTDRAAGYKGLTCFIINLKNNPGIITAPIETKLGLHCAPTGEISFNSAKIPKDSVLGEVGQGFQICMWQLNNTRISCAAGAIGIAGGAIEAAIGYANERTQFGKKIGSYQMIQAQIADMVAEHEAAKLLVYRAAWLKDQGLPNQHETSMAKLFASESAVHCALDTMKIFGSYGFSTEYPAERFLRDAQSLRVVEGTSNIQKTIIAGISLGDAVNR
- the had gene encoding 6-hydroxycyclohex-1-ene-1-carbonyl-CoA dehydrogenase, with the protein product MIPEFIDTWQMKEPGTLTKTRVPMPALAAGDVVVKIAGCGVCHTDLSYFYMGVPTVQKPPLSLGHEISGTVIGGEASMIGKEVIVPAVIPCGECELCKTGRGNRCLAQKMPGNSMGIYGGFSSHIVCQAKFLCVIDNRGATPLEHLSVVADAVTTPYQAALRGDLKPGDKVIVVGAAGGVGSFMVQTAKGMGAKAVIGIDINEEKLQSMTGFGADFVINPKGKSVKEIKELIKAFCKEKGLAANTGWKIFEVTGSKPGQELALGLLSFTGKLIVVGYGTDETSYMLSKLMAFDAEIIGTWGCPPDKYPGVLEMCLDGRIQLGPFVETRPMSQIEQVFDEAHHGKLKRRVILTPDF